In Citrus sinensis cultivar Valencia sweet orange chromosome 2, DVS_A1.0, whole genome shotgun sequence, a single genomic region encodes these proteins:
- the LOC127900341 gene encoding uncharacterized protein LOC127900341: MSKGKEKVVEIDDDELGFLPSLLTDPAFDPWIPLEPIRSIVGTSARRMSPQTTSTSGSSDEEGSSGSKNTLSEDQGGNSGKGSSPGTSRPEGQSTVGGRALSRDYAIDYMTCTITFDELNDLQLRYSIPSEIPLKILGKKDTPSRPPRGYVTLFLESFKYGLRCPLQPYFARILNGLNLAPGQLNPNGWRVLSGSWSVHFPLKPDQLKRVEAVLVNSCSSRELITTYNLLESCLVSPGNKMEDAVIGALTRKRPRPQTVKRDQSKDAPTAKRVNIVQQVPPLKTLPAPPAKVGETSGAATDHASSSPPVGLRFRLSDSRAEHLAPYLNELSKLVSKNDLKDFDGCTLGELVGAMQYNAFHLSCITTNYKAKVGRYDRKMKEDIQSAMTRADDAEKKAGELNLENLKLIEQESLAQAKAITLEEELTKVKEDLQRQKAMYETQLESLRDSHRVQVENLEKEADNQYDQGLRHSYRCIMAVLGKQHPDLKTDDLTTGVAQHMDEEAAKEDAEGVEPIVIEEANSHPRAIPADVGEASTPADATGDTPYT, from the exons ATGTCGAAGGGTAAAGAGAAAGTTGTTGAGATTGATGACGACGAACTAGGTTTCTTGCCCAGTCTGCTCACCGATCCTGCTTTTGACCCCTGGATCCCCTTAGAACCCATTAGGTCTATTGTCGGGACTAGTGCTAGGAGGATGTCCCCCCAAACAACCTCCACGAGCGGAAGTAGTGATGAAGAGGGATCTTCTGGCTCGAAAAACACCCTAAGTGAGGATCAAGGAGGTAACTCTGGTAAGGGATCCTCACCGGGAACATCGCGACCAGAAGGGCAGAGTACAGTAGGAGGTAGAGCTTTGTCGCGGGATTATGCCATTGATTACATGACGTGCACGATCACGTTTGACGAGCTCAATGACCTCCAACTTAGGTATAGTATTCCTAGTGAAATACCTCTTAAGATCCTAGGAAAAAAGGATACACCTAGCCGGCCTCCTAGGGGATACGTTACCTTATTTCTAGAGAGCTTTAAGTATGGGCTGAGGTGTCCCTTGCAACCCTACTTTGCCCGAATACTTAACGGGCTAAATCTGGCTCCTGGTCAGCTGAATCCCAACGGGTGGAGAGTgctctctg GTTCTTGGAGTGTTCACTTCCCGCTCAAACCTGACCAGCTCAAACGGGTCGAGGCTGTACTAGTCAATTCCTGCTCAAGCCGAGAGCTGATAACTACTTATAACCTACTCGAGTCTTGTTTGGTGTCCCCCGGCAATAAGATGGAGGATGCTGTGATTGGGGCTCTGACTCGGAAGCGTCCTCGACCTCAAACTGTGAAGAGGGACCAGAGTAAGGACGCTCCCACTGCGAAGCGGGTGAACATTGTGCAGCAGGTTCCTCCCTTGAAGACTCTACCTGCTCCTCCTGCCAAAGTCGGAGAAACTAGTGGAGCAGCCACTGATCATGCTTCCTCTTCTCCTCCTGTCGGGCTTAGATTTCGTTTATCTGACAGCCGAGCAGAACACTTGGCCCCCTATCTCAACGAGCTTTCCAAACTCGTGAGCAAGAATGACCTGAAGGACTTTGATGGCTGCACCTTAGGCGAGCTGGTGGGAGCCATGCAGTATAACGCTTTCCATCTCAGCTGCATAACCACCAACTATAAGGCCAAGGTTGGCCGTTATGacaggaagatgaaggaggacaTTCAGTCGGCGATGACCAGAGCTGACGATGCCGAGAAGAAAGCAGGGGAGCTGAATCTCGAGAATCTGAAATTGATAGAGCAAGAATCTCTTGCTCAAGCGAAAGCCATTACCCTCGAGGAAGAGCTGACCAAGGTCAAGGAGGATCTTCAAAGGCAGAAGGCTATGTACGAGACTCAGCTCGAATCTCTTCGCGATTCCCACCGAGTTCAGGTCGAGAACTTGGAGAAGGAAGCCGACAACcagtacgaccagggacttcggcattcctaTCGTTGCATCATGGCCGTCCTAGGGAAGCAGCATCCTGATCTGAAGACGGATGACCTTACAACTGGTGTTGCTCAACACATGGACGAGGAGGCGGCCAAGGAAGATGCCGAAGGGGTGGAGCCAATCGTGATTGAGGAGGCAAACTCTCATCCTCGTGCAATCCCTGCTGATGTTGGCGAGGCGAGCACCCCCGCGGACGCAACTGGTGATACCCCCTACACCTGA
- the LOC107175582 gene encoding receptor-like protein 7, which produces MKQISWKNLGYLDLRSNLLQGPLPVPPSSLRVILISNNQFTGEIIHSICDIIALDVLDLSNNRLSGTIPESLNLNNNELEGANPQSLVNCTKLEVLDIGNNKINDVFPYWLGNLPELRVLVLRSNKLRGSVRVFEPEESFHKLRILDLSINNFSGYLPARFFEKLNAMRNVGADEGKLRYLGEEYYQDSVVVTLKGTEIELQKILTVFTTIDFSSNGFDGEISQVIGKLHSLRLLNLTHNHFIGKIPSSLGNLAKLESLDLSSNNLAGKIPKQLASLTSLSVLNISHNRLDGPIPQGPQFNTIQEDSYIGNLGLCGFSLTKKYGNDEAPTTFHEEEEEEEAESSSSWFDWKFAKIGYGSGLVIGMSIGYMVFASGEPLWFMKMVVTWQSKKSYAKQCPQEQSLALLQFKQLFSFNRYYFGRCRAYPKTMSWKWGTDCCSWEGVTCDMATGDVISLDLSCSGLYGSIPSNTSLFDLVHLQKLNLANNDFNLSLISSGFSRFLNLTHFNLSYSNFEGSIPSEISRLSKLVSLDLSTYTTLRLENPVMEALVQNVTKLQLLFLDYVDMFTVVPGTLKNLSSSLTSLSLSYCRIQGEFPENIFRLPNIQMVRLKFNLNLSGVFPRSNWTSPLRYLDVSGARYSGQLPDSICNLRHLRELHLSQCNFYGFLPASLGNVTQLAVLSLSSNSFSGHIPPSLSNLHQLTDVDLGSNSFDGQFPDIMNLTRVTDLDISNNQLTGSIPSHGSGLQNLAFLRLDNNTLSGTIPSWLFSLPLLRYMDLSDNQLTGHLDAFPSKSLRNLYLTNNRLHGSIPSSIFELANLTDLSLASNNFSGIVEPYMFAKLVNLKILELSHNSLSFGTTSKVNSSFPQIFYLSLSACNISAFPSFLRSLELAYLDLSENNIDGQIPNWMWEVGKDTLSYLDLSHNFITEMKQIPWKNLKYLKLQSNLLQGPLPVPPPRLQFLLASNNQFTGEIIQSICSSSTLEVLDLSDNGFSGTIPECIRNFSVLDLRNNRLNGTIPEAFAEANLLRTLNLNNNELEGPVPKSLVNCTKLEVLDIGNNKVTDVFPYWLGNLPELQVLVLRSNKFHSSMREFEAKQSFPKLRIIDLSHNNFTGPLPARFFENLNGMRNVGETERKLQYVGETFYQDSVVVTLKGAEIELQKILTVFTTIDLSSNDFHGEIPEVIGNLLSLRLLNLSHNHLTVRIPFSLGNLINLESLDLSSNDLSGKIPMQLTSLTYLSVLNLSYNQLEGPIPQGPQFSTFQNHSYIGNLGLCGFPLTKQCGKDDPPELVPTTSSWFDWKVAKMGYGSGLVIGLSIGYMVFVTGRPLWFVKMFEKKQSKKRVRTRPIRRGRGRRN; this is translated from the exons ATGAAGCAGATTTCATGGAAGAATCTTGGGTATCTCGACCTTCGTTCCAATTTACTTCAAGGACCACTTCCAGTTCCTCCATCTAGCTTGAGAGTCATTTTGATCTCGAATAATCAATTCACAGGAGAGATTATTCATTCTATCTGCGATATTATTGCCCTTGATGTTCTTGATCTTTCCAATAACAGGCTCAGTGGCACCATTCCAGA GTCTCTTAACTTGAACAACAATGAACTCGAAGGAGCGAACCCTCAATCCTTGGTCAACTGTACAAAGCTTGAAGTTCTAGATATTGGAAATAACAAGATCAACGATGTTTTCCCGTATTGGTTGGGAAATCTTCCAGAACTGCGGGTTCTTGTTCTCCGTTCCAATAAACTTCGCGGTTCTGTGAGGGTCTTTGAACCGGAGGAATCATTTCATAAGTTGAGAATCTTAGATCTTTCGATCAACAATTTTAGTGGTTATTTGCCAGCAaggttttttgaaaaattaaatgccaTGAGGAATGTTGGTGCAGATGAAGGCAAATTACGGTACTTGGGTGAAGAATATTATCAGGATTCTGTAGTGGTGACACTAAAAGGAACTGAGATTGAACTGCAGAAGATTCTCACTGTTTTCACGACCATCGACTTCTCAAGCAATGGTTTTGATGGAGAGATTTCACAGGTGATTGGAAAGCTTCATTCGCTTCGACTCCTCAACCTTACTCACAATCACTTTATAGGGAAAATTCCATCGTCGCTGGGAAATTTGGCAAAGCTTGAATCCTTAGACCTGTCTTCAAACAACCTTGCTGGAAAAATTCCAAAGCAATTGGCAAGTCTTACATCTCTTTCAGTCTTAAACATTTCCCACAACCGACTTGATGGACCTATACCTCAAGGACCCCAGTTCAATACAATTCAAGAAGATTCCTATATTGGTAACCTGGGGTTGTGCGGATTTTCATTGACCAAAAAATATGGCAATGATGAAGCACCAACAACATTccatgaagaagaagaagaagaagaagctgagAGTTCAAGCAGCTGGTTTGATTGGAAATTCGCTAAGATCGGTTATGGATCAGGATTAGTGATTGGCATGTCTATTGGATACATGGTTTTCGCATCAGGAGAACCACTATGGTTTATGAAGATGGTTGTGACGTGGCAATCCAAGAAG AGTTATGCAAAACAGTGTCCTCAGGAACAGAGTTTGGCACTGCTCCAGTTTAAGCAACTCTTTTCCTTCAACCGTTATTATTTTGGCCGTTGCCGTGCATACCCAAAAACGATGTCCTGGAAATGGGGTACTGATTGCTGCTCGTGGGAGGGAGTAACATGTGATATGGCCACAGGTGATGTCATTAGCCTTGACCTTAGCTGCAGTGGGCTTTACGGCAGTATCCCTTCCAACACAAGTCTCTTTGACCTTGTTCACCTACAAAAGCTCAACCTTGCTAACAACGATTTCAATCTCTCTCTGATTTCTTCCGGTTTTAGCCGTTTCCTTAATCTGACACACTTTAACCTCTCTTATTCCAACTTTGAGGGTTCAATTCCTTCTGAAATATCCCGCTTGAGTAAGTTAGTTTCACTTGACCTCTCTACCTATACTACACTGAGGCTTGAAAACCCGGTTATGGAAGCATTAGTTCAAAATGTGACCAAGTTACAACTACTCTTTCTTGATTATGTAGACATGTTTACCGTAGTACCAGGTACCTTGAAAAATCTTTCTTCCTCTCTGACATCTCTAAGTCTCTCTTATTGTAGAATCCAAGGTGAATTTCCCGAGAACATCTTCCGCCTGCCAAACATACAGATGGTTcgtttaaaattcaatttaaatctGTCTGGTGTCTTTCCCAGGTCCAACTGGACAAGCCCCTTAAGGTATTTGGATGTCTCTGGCGCAAGGTACTCCGGACAGTTACCTGATTCAATCTGCAACCTGAGGCACTTGCGAGAATTGCATCTTTCCCAATGCAACTTTTATGGATTTCTTCCTGCATCACTAGGTAATGTTACACAACTTGCTGTTTTGTCCCTCTCCTCTAACAGTTTTAGTGGTCATATCCCACCATCTCTTTCAAATCTTCACCAGCTAACCGATGTAGATCTTGGAAGCAACAGTTTTGATGGTCAATTCCCAGATATTATGAATCTAACCAGAGTTACAGATTTAGACATCTCAAATAATCAACTTACCGGTTCAATTCCTTCCCATGGAAGTGGGCTTCAAAATTTAGCATTTCTCAGATTAGATAATAACACCCTCAGTGGGACAATACCATCTTGGTTATTCTCTCTTCCATTATTGCGGTATATGGACCTCAGTGATAACCAACTAACTGGCCATCTTGATGCATTTCCAAGTAAATCATTGCGAAATCTCTATTTGACTAACAATAGGTTGCATGGCTCAATTCCAAGTTCAATATTTGAACTTGCAAATTTGACTGATCTCAGTCTTGCTTCAAACAACTTCAGTGGTATCGTAGAGCCTTATATGTTTGCAAAGCTCGTTAACCTCAAAATCCTCGAACTCTCTCACAACAGTCTATCATTTGGCACCACATCCAAAGTCAACTCTTCTTTTCCCCAAATTTTCTATCTGAGTTTATCTGCTTGCAACATTAGTGCATTCCCAAGCTTCTTAAGATCTCTTGAATTAGCATATTTGGACCTTTCTGAGAACAATATCGATGGTCAGATACCAAACTGGATGTGGGAGGTTGGAAAGGATACTTTGAGTTATCTAGATCTTTCCCACAACTTCATAACTGAAATGAAGCAGATTCCTTGGAAGAACCTTAAGTATCTTAAGCTTCAATCCAACTTACTACAAGGACCACTTCCAGTTCCTCCACCTCGCTTGCAATTCCTTTTGGCCTCGAACAATCAATTCACAGGAGAGATTATTCAATCGATCTGCAGTAGTAGTACCCTTGAAGTTCTTGATCTTTCCGATAACGGGTTCAGTGGCACTATTCCAGAGTGCATCAGAAACTTTAGCGTGTTGGATCTGCGGAATAATAGACTCAATGGAACCATTCCTGAAGCATTTGCAGAAGCCAATTTGCTAAGGACTCTTAACTTGAACAACAATGAACTGGAAGGACCGGTCCCTAAGTCCTTGGTCAATTGTACTAAGCTTGAAGTTCTAGATATCGGGAACAACAAGGTAACAGATGTTTTCCCATACTGGTTGGGAAATCTTCCAGAGCTCCAGGTTCTTGTTCTCCGTTCCAATAAATTTCACAGCTCTATGAGGGAGTTTGAAGCCAAGCAATCATTTCCTAAGTTGAGAATCATTGATCTCTCACACAACAATTTTACTGGTCCTTTGCCAGCAAGgttttttgaaaatctaaatGGGATGAGGAATGTTGGTGAAACTGAAAGGAAATTGCAATACGTGGGTGAAACTTTTTATCAGGATTCTGTAGTGGTGACACTTAAAGGAGCTGAGATCGAACTGCAGAAGATTCTCACTGTTTTCACAACCATTGACTTATCAAGCAATGATTTTCATGGGGAGATTCCTGAAGTAATTGGAAACCTTCTTTCACTTCGACTCCTCAATCTTTCTCACAACCACCTTACAGTGCGTATTCCATTTTCGCTGGGAAATTTGATAAACCTTGAATCGTTAGACCTGTCTTCAAACGACCTTTCTGGAAAAATTCCAATGCAGTTGACAAGTCTAACATACCTTTCAGTCTTAAACCTTTCCTACAACCAACTTGAAGGACCTATACCTCAAGGACCCCAATTTAGTACATTTCAAAACCATTCATATATTGGCAACTTGGGGTTGTGTGGATTCCCATTGACAAAACAATGTGGCAAAGATGACCCACCAGAACTAGTGCCAACAACTTCAAGCTGGTTTGATTGGAAAGTTGCCAAGATGGGTTATGGATCTGGATTGGTGATTGGCCTGTCTATTGGGTACATGGTTTTTGTAACAGGAAGACCACTATGGTTTGTGAAGATGTTTGAGAAGAAGCAATCCAAGAAGAGGGTGAGAACAAGGCCGATCAGAAGAGGcagaggaagaagaaattaa
- the LOC102612416 gene encoding 14 kDa zinc-binding protein isoform X2, protein MVSTTLAATSFSLLRNYNANVRAFAANVRAPLQHSTNYNSINFLLPLHSRRFDKIIAKEIPSSIVYEDEKVLAFRDINPQAPVHVLIIPKFRDGLTTLAKAEARHGDILGHLLCASKIVAEKEGILDGFRVVINNGPGACQSVYHLHLHVLGGRQLKWPPG, encoded by the exons ATGGTATCAACCACATTAGCAGCGACCTCCTTCTCTCTACTTCG AAATTATAATGCAAATGTTCGAGCTTTTGCAGCAAATGTTCGAGCTCCACTGCAACACTCAACTAATTACAACTCTATTAACTTTCTCCTTCCTCTTCACTCTCGTAG ATTTGACAAGATCATAGCAAAGGAAATCCCCTCATCCATTGTATATGAGGATGAGAAGGTCCTAGCATTTAGGGACATTAATCCGCAGGCTCCTGTTCATGTTTTAATCATTCCAAAGTTCAGAGATGGATTGACAACGCTTGCAAAG GCTGAAGCAAGGCATGGGGATATTTTGGGCCATCTTCTGTGTGCGTCAAAAATAGTTGCTGAAAAAGAAGGTATCCTGGATGGATTTCGAGTAGTAATCAACAATGGTCCTGGAGCTT GCCAATCTGTTTATCATCTCCATTTGCATGTTCTGGGTGGTCGGCAATTGAAATGGCCGCctggttga
- the LOC102612416 gene encoding 14 kDa zinc-binding protein isoform X1, whose amino-acid sequence MVSTTLAATSFSLLRNYNANVRAFAANVRAPLQHSTNYNSINFLLPLHSRRSLSRVSVTNDEEAAAKAAALNAGSEAPTIFDKIIAKEIPSSIVYEDEKVLAFRDINPQAPVHVLIIPKFRDGLTTLAKAEARHGDILGHLLCASKIVAEKEGILDGFRVVINNGPGACQSVYHLHLHVLGGRQLKWPPG is encoded by the exons ATGGTATCAACCACATTAGCAGCGACCTCCTTCTCTCTACTTCG AAATTATAATGCAAATGTTCGAGCTTTTGCAGCAAATGTTCGAGCTCCACTGCAACACTCAACTAATTACAACTCTATTAACTTTCTCCTTCCTCTTCACTCTCGTAG ATCTCTGTCTCGAGTTAGTGTTACAAACGATGAAGAGGCTGCTGCCAAAGCAGCTGCACTGAACGCCGGTAGTGAAGCTCCAACCAT ATTTGACAAGATCATAGCAAAGGAAATCCCCTCATCCATTGTATATGAGGATGAGAAGGTCCTAGCATTTAGGGACATTAATCCGCAGGCTCCTGTTCATGTTTTAATCATTCCAAAGTTCAGAGATGGATTGACAACGCTTGCAAAG GCTGAAGCAAGGCATGGGGATATTTTGGGCCATCTTCTGTGTGCGTCAAAAATAGTTGCTGAAAAAGAAGGTATCCTGGATGGATTTCGAGTAGTAATCAACAATGGTCCTGGAGCTT GCCAATCTGTTTATCATCTCCATTTGCATGTTCTGGGTGGTCGGCAATTGAAATGGCCGCctggttga
- the LOC102612116 gene encoding sulfiredoxin, chloroplastic/mitochondrial yields the protein MANFVVQLPKTNSFNLKRFCVSASSNGNPPGSSESRGSGPVILELPLDKIRRPLMRTRANDQNKVKELMDSIQQIGLQVPIDVIEVDGNYYGFSGCHRYEAHQRLGLPTIRCKVRRGTKETLRHHLR from the exons atggcaaattTTGTGGTACAACTGCCAAAGACAAACAGCTTCAACTTGAAGCGGTTCTGCGTTTCTGCTTCTTCAAATGGGAATCCTCCGGGTAGCTCTGAAAGCAGGGGCAGTGGGCCAGTGATACTGGAACTTCCGCTTGATAAAATCAGGAGGCCATTGATGAGAACCAGAGCTAATGATCAAAACAAAGTCAAGGAACTCATGGACAGCATTCAACAAATTGGCCTTCAAGTACCC ATTGATGTCATCGAGGTTGATGGAAATTACTATG GTTTTTCTGGGTGTCACCGGTATGAGGCTCACCAGCGCCTTGGGCTTCCAACAATCCGTTGTAAAGTTCGTCGTGGAACAAAAGAAACTTTGAG